One genomic window of Panicum hallii strain FIL2 chromosome 6, PHallii_v3.1, whole genome shotgun sequence includes the following:
- the LOC112896285 gene encoding protein GLUTAMINE DUMPER 3-like, producing MRPLATSASSRPTPTPTPPAAPPPAAAALPSSPWHSPVPYLFGGLAAMLALITLALLILACSYWKLNNYLGTGGGDAVSSAPGATDGGGGSKSPAAAAAASPAVFSDLVAVVMAGEKTPTFLAAPIVRQARGNNSDDTAAGEEGSPETEDQEKHRGTAGEGESGAVADDTERDRQLDHV from the coding sequence ATGAGGCCGCTGGCAACAAGTGCGTCGTCCAGGCCCACGCCGACGCCGACACCGCCTGCGGCGCCGCCACCGGCTGCCGCGGCTCTGCCGTCCTCGCCGTGGCACTCGCCGGTGCCGTACCTGTTCGGCGGGCTGGCCGCCATGCTGGCCCTCATCACGCTGGCGCTCCTCATCCTCGCCTGCTCCTACTGGAAGCTCAACAACTAcctcggcaccggcggcggcgacgccgtcTCCTCCGCTCCCGGCGccacggacggcggcggcggctccaaatcgcccgcagccgcggccgcggcctccCCGGCTGTCTTCTCCGacctcgtcgccgtcgtcaTGGCCGGGGAGAAGACGCCCACGTTCTTGGCCGCGCCGATCGTCCGCCAAGCGCGCGGTAATAACAGCGACGACACGGCCGCTGGAGAAGAAGGATCGCCGGAGACGGAGGATCAGGAGAAGCACCGCGGCAcggcgggggagggggagaGCGGCGCGGTCGCCGACGATACCGAGCGTGACCGGCAGCTAGATCACGTGTGA